From the genome of Miscanthus floridulus cultivar M001 chromosome 10, ASM1932011v1, whole genome shotgun sequence, one region includes:
- the LOC136489362 gene encoding disease resistance protein Pik-2-like, translated as MDNPMVASLFAWVHSYFHSCPDVLKPCMFYLSIFPAKHSIRWRRLVRRWIAEGSSDTKDSTAEETAKQLLSQFVEPSIIQPSVEASSSAKSSFFEATATCQVNGFFREYITTRSIEQNLVFALEGHCSLNSQRRGRHLAIGSTWDQDRALFDSIDLSRLRSLTAFGKWRSFFVSDKMSLLRVLDLEDASGVTDKDLERMVRLLPRLKFLSLRGCRTITRLPDSIGGLRQLQALDVRNTAVVALPSDITKLQKLWYIHAGSTTTTSGDDDAMVASSKTAGEQLTKGSSTPAAAAAASSRQRDFTCCLSRFLFRSQLQADAGGVVVPRKIGNLSALHTLGVVNINSITGGELKKLTQLHKLGVCGVSRANSQELCSFVSGHGHLESLSVRLDNKANQDGCLDGVFPPPDNLRSLKLHGLAGKLPVWIKDLWNLRKLNLQMAMLDQDGVDILGNLPRLSTLCLCLKTLRQDGELHFRTDFRGLLVLEIACNSRLKVVEFSTVFGGGLGTIELLKIHCYNVTSLQFPGLELLRSIKEVYLSGSYGDELKLHLQSQIAKHEKEIEPVFKEQPNKLGKLRSP; from the coding sequence ATGGACAACCCAATGGTCGCTAGTCTTTTTGCCTGGGTGCATTCCTACTTCCATTCCTGCCCGGACGTGCTGAAGCCGTGTATGTTCTACCTGTCAATCTTCCCCGCGAAGCACAGCATCCGTTGGAGGCGTTTGGTGAGGCGATGGATTGCAGAGGGCTCCAGCGACACCAAGGACAGCACTGCAGAGGAGACAGCGAAGCAGCTGCTCTCCCAGTTTGTTGAGCCGAGCATTATCCAGCCGTCCGTAGAAGCGTCGTCGTCAGCCAAATCGAGCTTCTTCGAAGCGACAGCAACCTGCCAAGTCAACGGTTTCTTCCGTGAATACATCACAACACGGTCGATTGAGCAGAACCTCGTCTTTGCACTGGAGGGGCATTGCAGCTTGAACTCACAACGCAGAGGACGGCACCTCGCCATTGGCAGCACCTGGGACCAAGACAGAGCCTTGTTTGACAGCATCGACTTGTCACGGCTACGGTCACTGACGGCGTTTGGGAAGTGGAGATCGTTCTTCGTCTCTGACAAGATGAGCCTTCTCCGGGTGCTCGATCTGGAGGATGCGTCAGGAGTAACAGATAAAGACCTCGAACGGATGGTGaggcttcttcctcggctcaaGTTCCTCTCGCTGAGAGGATGCAGGACGATCACTCGCCTGCCTGATTCAATTGGTGGACTCCGGCAGCTCCAGGCTCTTGATGTCAGAAACACCGCAGTGGTCGCGCTCCCATCAGACATCACCAAGCTACAGAAGCTGTGGTACATTCATGCAGGCTCCACCACCACAACATCTGGTGACGACGATGCCATGGTGGCAAGCAGCAAAACAGCAGGCGAGCAACTTACAAAGGGCTCATCAAcacctgcagcagcagcagcagctagtagCAGACAGCGTGACTTTACGTGCTGTCTGTCCAGGTTCTTGTTCAGAAGCCAACTGCAGGCAGATGCTGGCGGTGTTGTGGTGCCTAGGAAGATCGGGAATCTATCAGCATTGCATACACTAGGCGTCGTCAACATCAATAGTATTACAGGAGGGGAGCTCAAGAAACTCACCCAGTTGCACAAGCTCGGAGTGTGCGGCGTCAGCAGGGCAAACAGCCAGGAGCTGTGCTCCTTCGTCTCGGGTCACGGCCATCTCGAATCCTTGTCAGTGCGGCTCGACAACAAGGCCAACCAAGATGGCTGCTTGGATGGCGTCTTCCCGCCTCCGGACAACCTACGGAGCCTTAAGCTGCATGGGCTGGCAGGAAAGCTGCCAGTGTGGATAAAGGATCTTTGGAACCTCAGGAAACTCAACTTACAGATGGCCATGCTGGATCAAGATGGCGTCGATATCCTCGGCAACCTACCGCGGCTCAGCACTCTGTGTCTCTGCTTGAAGACTCTGCGTCAAGATGGCGAGCTCCATTTCCGGACGGACTTTCGTGGGCTCCTGGTGCTTGAGATCGCTTGCAACTCAAGGCTGAAGGTTGTAGAGTTCAGCACTGTGTTCGGTGGTGGGCTTGGAACCATCGAGTTGCTGAAAATCCACTGCTACAATGTGACGTCTCTACAGTTTCCTGGGCTTGAGCTTCTGCGTAGCATCAAGGAAGTCTATCTTAGCGGATCCTATGGCGACGaactcaagctacacctgcagaGCCAAATTGCCAAGCATGAGAAGGAAATCGAACCTGTCTTCAAGGAGCAACCAAATAAGCTAGGTAAACTAAGGTCGCCCTGA
- the LOC136489363 gene encoding uncharacterized protein has product MAACGSGGGVARGGVARGNGVVFAAAARLGAERHAAAHAAVRGRAGASRSGLRGCGGESNPVSIQRLYLQNEDDAMQNLKEKSLIQLKEIDPFVQKGQKYQCTVTIIGIKDDQPWCYRACTVCNSRIYINPRTNKYQCSKEGCPCSQFQWKYKIAFIGTDETYSLEFVLFEKKGSELIGKSAEVLRKPYEQQIPSDISALIGFKLTFVVRILVNKSADNVDPSFEVIMIKKNHGKQSIVTPIRGPAMALAQSSSSSIAADTDLPPLITIASKKLKTEVYIPHNLIPLYNISFTLTKHLAHLFTFLGNFISNTGFQWDTRHGYRTTWVCQRVVYFQN; this is encoded by the exons ATGGCGGCGTGTGGCTCGGGCGGCGGCGTGGCTCGCGGCGGCGTAGCTCGCGGCAACGGCGTGGTCTTCGCGGCGGCGGCTAGGCTCGGTGCGGAGCGGCACGCGGCAGCGCACGCGGCCGTGCGTGGGCGGGCTGGGGCGAGCAGGAGCGGGTTGCGGGGCTGCGGCGGCGAGA GCAACCCTGTTTCTATCCAACGCCTGTACCTGCAGAATGAAGATGATGCAATGCAAAATCTCAAGGAAAAGTCTCTAATACAGCTCAAAGAAATAGATCCATTTGTTCAAAAG GGACAAAAGTATCAGTGCACTGTAACAATTATTGGCATAAAAGATGATCAACCATGGTGTTATCGCGCCTGCACTGTCTGCAACTCTAGGATCTACATAAATCCAAGGACCAATAAATACCAATGCTCAAAGGAGGGATGTCCGTGCTCACAGTTCCAGTGGAA GTATAAAATAGCATTCATTGGAACAGATGAGACATATAGCCTTGAATTTGTGCTTTTTGAAAAGAAAGGATCAGAgcttattggaaaatctgcagaAGTACTTAGAAAGCCATATGAACAACAGATTCCATCTGATATATCAGCTTTGATTGGCTTCAAGCTCACATTCGTGGTCAGAATTTTAGTGAACAAAAGTGCTGACAATGTTGATCCTTCTTTTGAAGTAATCATGATCAAGAAAAACCATGGCAAACAATCGATTGTAACACCTATAAGAGGTCCTGCAATGGCATTGGCACAATCAAGTTCATCCTCTATTGCAGCAGATACAGATCTACCGCCTTTAATAACCATAGCATCCAAGAAATTGAAAACCGAGGTATACATACCACATAATCTGATTCCCttatataatatttcttttaccTTAACCAAACATTTAgctcacttatttacatttttAGGCAACTTCATCTCAAACACAGGTTTCcagtgggatacaagacatggaTATCGAACCACCTGGGTATGTCAAAGAGTAGTTTATTTCCAAAACTAG